A stretch of Cyanobacterium sp. HL-69 DNA encodes these proteins:
- the metF gene encoding 5,10-methylenetetrahydrofolate reductase MetF: protein MGNNLSKLQGAIALKEFLITAEITPPKGGNPERMLTVAKVLKNRVHGVNITDGSRAVLRMSSVAASALLLKEGIEPICQVTGRDRNSIGLQADLMGAYALGIRNILALTGDPIKAGDHTQARAVFELESIKLLKLIDKLNLGFDINNKPLVDGNLDLFAGAAVDPQSKSWSGLQRRFEKKLEAGAQFFQSQLITDFEKLDKFMTQIAVKGDRPILAGIFLLKSAKNALFINKYVPGVEIPDHIIKRLEKAKNPLQEGIKIASEQVKMAQDICQGVHLMAVKKEELIPEILDLARIKPLQ, encoded by the coding sequence ATGGGAAATAATTTGTCAAAACTACAAGGTGCGATCGCCCTTAAAGAGTTTCTAATCACCGCAGAAATTACTCCTCCAAAAGGGGGAAATCCAGAAAGAATGTTAACAGTGGCAAAGGTATTAAAAAATAGAGTCCATGGGGTCAACATTACCGATGGAAGTCGTGCTGTGTTGAGGATGTCATCGGTAGCCGCATCGGCTTTATTATTAAAAGAAGGCATTGAACCTATTTGTCAAGTGACAGGGCGCGATCGCAACTCCATCGGTTTACAGGCAGATTTAATGGGGGCTTATGCCCTAGGCATTAGAAATATTTTAGCACTCACAGGAGATCCCATAAAAGCAGGGGATCATACCCAAGCTAGGGCTGTTTTTGAATTAGAGTCTATCAAATTATTAAAGTTAATTGATAAATTAAATCTAGGTTTTGATATTAATAATAAACCGTTAGTAGATGGTAATTTAGACTTATTTGCAGGGGCTGCGGTGGATCCTCAATCCAAAAGTTGGTCTGGTTTACAAAGACGTTTTGAAAAAAAATTAGAAGCAGGGGCTCAGTTTTTCCAAAGTCAATTAATCACTGATTTTGAAAAGCTAGATAAATTTATGACCCAAATTGCTGTTAAGGGCGATCGCCCTATTTTAGCAGGAATATTCCTCTTAAAAAGTGCTAAAAACGCTTTATTTATTAATAAATATGTCCCAGGGGTAGAAATTCCAGACCACATAATTAAACGCTTAGAAAAAGCCAAAAATCCTCTCCAAGAAGGAATAAAAATTGCTTCAGAACAAGTAAAAATGGCTCAAGATATATGTCAAGGAGTCCATTTAATGGCGGTTAAAAAAGAAGAATTAATTCCCGAAATTTTAGATTTAGCAAGAATAAAACCCTTACAATAA
- the suhB gene encoding myo-inositol-1(or 4)-monophosphatase gives MTAKESISIYLDIALLAARAGGAVLSHYWGKQLAIAQKGRSGDLVTQVDKESEAQVIKVIQRHCPNHAIFAEESGKSGNQNHKYQWVIDPLDGTTNYAHGYPQAAVSIGLNIDGIPSVGVVYNPMKEELWCAGKGLGATLNGKPVRVSNTEELKDSLLVTGFAYDRRETDDNNYAEFCYLTHLTQGVRRAGSASLDLCEMAGGRLDGYWERGLSPWDLLAGVVIVREAGGYITAYDGTDFDIQTGRILATNGKIHDALMVALKNTPHSPAFSFPDVVG, from the coding sequence CTATTGGGGGAAACAATTGGCGATCGCCCAAAAAGGTAGATCAGGTGATCTTGTCACCCAAGTAGATAAGGAATCCGAAGCGCAAGTAATAAAAGTCATACAAAGACACTGCCCCAATCACGCTATTTTTGCTGAAGAATCAGGAAAAAGTGGCAATCAAAACCACAAATATCAATGGGTAATTGATCCCCTAGACGGCACCACCAACTATGCCCATGGCTACCCTCAAGCAGCTGTTTCCATCGGTCTAAATATTGACGGCATCCCCTCCGTGGGAGTGGTTTATAACCCTATGAAAGAAGAATTATGGTGTGCTGGTAAAGGATTAGGGGCAACCCTCAACGGCAAACCCGTCAGGGTGTCCAACACAGAGGAATTAAAAGATAGTTTACTAGTGACAGGATTTGCCTACGATAGACGGGAAACTGACGATAATAATTACGCCGAATTTTGCTATCTTACCCACCTAACTCAAGGGGTAAGAAGGGCTGGAAGTGCTTCCCTCGATTTGTGTGAGATGGCAGGGGGAAGATTAGACGGTTATTGGGAAAGGGGGTTAAGCCCCTGGGATTTACTCGCGGGGGTGGTAATCGTGAGAGAAGCGGGGGGGTATATTACCGCCTATGATGGTACAGATTTCGACATTCAAACAGGGCGCATTTTAGCTACCAATGGAAAAATCCATGATGCTTTGATGGTGGCGTTGAAGAATACTCCCCATAGCCCTGCTTTTTCTTTTCCTGATGTGGTGGGTTAA